Genomic segment of Amphibacillus xylanus NBRC 15112:
ACGATAATCTACGTAGAGGACAACCAACGAATCATATTGAATTTGGCGAAGCTACAGCAATTTTAGCGGGTGATTCTTTATTAACACTTGCCTTTCAGGTAATTAGTGAAGCTGAAAACCTTACAGCGGAACAAAAGGTCACTATTATCAAGCGATTAAGCATGGCGTCTGGTCCAACAGGAATGGTTGCAGGCCAGATTTTAGACCTTGAAGCAGAAGAAAGACAAGTAAATTTATCAGAATTAGAGCAAATACATCGATTAAAAACTGGAGAGCTACTTATTTTCGCAGTTGAAATAGGAGCATATCTTGCAGGTGCAGCACAAGAACAACTAAAAGCAATCCGAGAATTCGGTCATCATATTGGTTTAATTTTTCAGATTCAAGATGATATACTTGATATAGAAGGCGATGAGCAGAAACTTGGTAAAGCAGTCGGTAGTGACCAGGAAAATAAGAAAAGTACTTATCCGAAGTTATTAGGAATTGAAGGTGCATTACAGGCTAAAGCAGCTAAT
This window contains:
- a CDS encoding polyprenyl synthetase family protein; the protein is MNFNFRNYLEANLEFINHSLIESIEKLSIPSTLKASMLYSIKAGGKRIRPILMIASVEAFGGKKEDVLPAAIALELVHTYSLIHDDLPAMDDDNLRRGQPTNHIEFGEATAILAGDSLLTLAFQVISEAENLTAEQKVTIIKRLSMASGPTGMVAGQILDLEAEERQVNLSELEQIHRLKTGELLIFAVEIGAYLAGAAQEQLKAIREFGHHIGLIFQIQDDILDIEGDEQKLGKAVGSDQENKKSTYPKLLGIEGALQAKAANIKQAEASLNQAQIANSTLHAFIDYISNRES